One Acetobacter oryzoeni genomic window, GCCTTTCGGAACGGTACGCTGCAAGGGGCTTATATGATTATGGCAGCTCGTGCCCTTGGGCTTGATGCTCTGCCAATTTCCGGGTTCGATCAGGCTTTGGTGGAAGACGCTTTTCTGGCTGAACAAGGCTGGCGTGCAAACTTTCTACTGTGCCTTGGGTATGGAGATTTTGAAAATCAGCTCCCACGTGCCCCACGTTTGGCGTTTGAAGAAGCCTGTTGCGTGATTCCATGATGGTGCAGCGTATTCTGGTTCTGGATGGTAGCCCGGCAGGAGAATCTGCTTGCGGGATGGCCGCTTGCGTTCTGGCCGAAGGTGATAAGCTTTCTGTGCTGAGTGCAGAGGTAGTGGCAGGTAAGCAGGCAGCAGAGAGCATTAACCTTCTTGCCGATACAGTTTTGCAAAAAACAGGTTGGGGTGCAGGAACTGGCATACAACCAGATCTTGTAGCTGTAGTTGTCGGCCCTGGGTCTTTTACTGGCCTGCGCGCATCTTGCGCTGTAGCTGCAGGGTTTGCGCTGGGTGCCGGGTGCCCATTGGTGGGCGTAACGCGGGCTGAAGCTTTGGCTCCTGCATTGAATGCAGAATTGCAGCATCACCCAGAGTTACAAGGGTGGCTAGTGGTTACACCGGCACGGCGTGGCCGGGTATTTGTTGAAGATGCTCAGCATGTGCGCGCAGTTATGATAGCTCATTGGCAGGCACCAGAAGGTAGTTGGTTGGTGGCAGGTGATGCCAGTGAGGCTCTTTCTTTCTCACATGCTATTCACAGTCCACTATGCATGCCAACGCCAGAGCAAATTGCCGGTGCAGCATTAAAGCGCCACAGGGGAAAGCTCCCTCCGCGAGATCCTGTTCCGCTGTATGTAGATCCGCCAGAAGCCAAATTGCCGGCAGATGGCTTACGGGCCCAACCAGTTTGACCGTGCATGTATGGGAAGCAAGCATTGCACATGCACAGCTATTGGCCGGCATGCATACGCAATGCTTCAATACAGGTGCCCAGTGGGATCAAGCAGCCATAACGGCTTTGCTATTATCTCCGGGAGTGCATGCAGGTATTGTGATGGTGAAAGATCACCCTGCCGGCTTTATCATGTTACGAAGTGTGGTGGATGAAGCAGAGATTCTAACAGTTTGCGTATTACCAGAGTATAGAAAACGCGGTTTGGCCCAACAGTTGTTGGCATGGTGTGCTCAGGTTGCGCAACACAAAGGGGCGCAAACCCTGTTTTTGGAAGTTTCAGTAAATAATCAATCTGCCAGAACCCTTTATGAAAAACAGGGTTTTGAAAAATTGGGTTTGCGCAAAAAGTATTATGAAGATGGCTCAGATGCCTTGGTTTTGGGGCGGCCCTGCTAAACAGCAAGCCCTTAGCCAAACAGAAGCCGGTCTGCATGGCCAAGGACTGTTATTTAAAGCTGTTTAAAGGGCGCGGTTACCAATATCTGTGCGCCATGTTGCGCCATCCCATGAAATAGCCTTAACGCCTTCGTAAGCGCGTTCCTGCGCCTGTTTCACGGTGTCTCCCAAGGCGCAAACAACCAGTACGCGTCCTCCGGCTACAACAAGTTCCCCTGCTGCATTCAGCTTGGTGCCAGCCTGAAAGACCTGCACATCAGGCAGTTTGTTGGCATCTTCAACACCAGAAATAACAGCACCTTTTTCAGGCGCACCAGGATAGCCGCGCGCTGCCATCACAACGCAAACGGATGCTTGATCTGAAAATGTGACAGGTGCGGTATCCAGCCGATCTTCTGCAAGAGCCTTGAGAGCCGGAAGAAGATCAGAAGTAAGGCGTGGCAACAATGCTTCGGCTTCCGGGTCACCAAATCTTACGTTATATTCTATCAGCTGCGGGCCACTATCTGTCAGCATCAGGCCGGCAAAAATAACACCCCGGAAAGGCGTGCCACGGCGCACCATCTCCTTCAGCATGGGGCGTACCAGCAGATCAAGCGCAGCTTCCTGTTCTGCCCGACCAAAACCTTTTGGCGGAGAAACAGCGCCCATTCCGCCGGTATTGGGGCCGGTATCTCCATCTCCAATGCGTTTGTGGTCTTGGGCAGCGCCAATCAGCGTTGCTGTCTCACCTGCGCAGAATGCAAAAAGAGAGACTTCTTCACCTACAAGGCAATCTTCAATCACCACGCAGCGGCCTGCATCACCAAGTGAGCCGCCAGCCATCATGTCTTGCACAGCGCTTTCGGCTTCAGCCAGTGTGGTGGCCACCACAACGCCTTTTCCGGCTGCCAGACCATCGGCCTTGATAACAATGGGTGCGCCTTTTTCACGCACATAGGTCAAGGCAGCGTTTACATCTGTAAAACGTTCTGCCTGCGCTGTGGGAATGTTGGCAGCGTAGCAGATTTCCTTGGTAAAGCTTTTGCTGCCTTCAAGCCGGGCAGCAGCCTGCGTGGGGCCGGCACAGGCCAGTTTGGCGCGGGCGCAGGCATCGGCCAGCCCTGCCACCAATGGGGCTTCCGGGCCGGGAATAACCAGATCGACTTTTTGTTCCAGAGCAAACTGCACAAGAGCAGGAACATCCTGTGCACCAATGGGCACATTTACCCCAACTTCTGCTGTGCCGGGGTTGCCGGGTGCGATAAACAGGGCTGAAAGTTCCGGAGAACGGGCAAGTGTTGCGGCCAGCGCATGCTCCCTGCCGCCAGATCCAACCAGAAGTACCCGCATTGTTTTCTCCTGCATCTTGATGTTCTGCTCTTTTCAGGGCGAGCGTCTGTAGCATAGGTTAGCCGCATGACCGAACAGTTTGACATTCCATCGGCCAGCAACAATGTGCCGGAGTTTACCGTTTCAGAAATTTCGGGGGCTATCCGGCGCACGCTGGAGGGCACGTTCAGCCGCGTGCGTGTGCGTGGCGAAATTACGGAACTTAAACGCTACCCCTCCGGCCATGTGTATTTTTCGCTCAAGGATGAGCGGGGCAAAATTTCTGGCGTGGTATGGCGTGGTTCGGTGTCCCGCCTTGGTCTGGCGCCGGAAAACGGGGTGGAGATTATCGCCACCGGTAAGATCTCGGCATATGGTGAGCGTTCCAGCTATCAGCTTGTTGTAGAGCGGATGGAATATGCGGGCGAAGGCGCTTTGCTGGCCCGTATTGAGCGCCTGCGCATCAGGCTGGCAGAAGAAGGGCTGTTTGATACAGCCCGTAAAAAAGCCATTCCACTTTTGCCGCGCGTGATCGGGGTGGTAACATCACCTCAAGGCGCTGTGCTGCATGATATCTGCACAACTTTGCAAAGGCGTTTTCCGCGGCCTGTGATTGTCTGGCCCGTGCCCGTGCAGGGGGAAGGCGCAGCCGCCCGTATTGCCGCGGCTATTGATGGGTTTTCTCAGCTTGATGGCCAAGGCACAGTGCCACGGCCGGATGTGCTGATTGTGGCGCGTGGCGGTGGATCACTAGAAGACCTGATGGCTTTTAATGATGAAGCCGTAGTACGAGCAGCGGCTGCGTGTACCATTCCGCTGATTTCTGCCGTAGGGCATGAAACAGATACAACCCTGATTGATTTTGCATCAGACAGGCGTGCGCCAACACCCACAGCCGCTGCAGAAATGGCCGTGCCAGTGCGCACGGAACTTCTGGCAGATATAGAACACCGTAACGCACGGGCACTGGGTGCGCTTTCTCGCCTGCTGCAAACCGCACGCTTAAGGCTGGATCGTGCATCTTCTGCCATGCCGGATCTGCCTAGCCTGTTGCAGACAGCACGTATGCAGCTGGATGATAGAGGCCGTAGGCTAGATGTTGCCCTACCCGCTTTGGTGCAGCGGCGGAAAGCAGATCTGGTTGCAGTTGAACGCCATATGCCTGCGGTTGAAGCCTTATTGGCAGGGCGGCGCACCCGTTTGGCTGTGCTGGCGAACATGTTGCAAGCTAGCATGGCACATACATTCCAAAGGCAGGATGCCCGGTTGGGCCGCCTACGGATATCTCCAGCTCCATTACAAGCCTTGGTGCGGGAAAGACGGACAGCTCTTGCAGGCATTGCCGGGCAGTTGGAAGCTGTTTCTCCCCGCGCTGTGTTGGCCCGTGGGTATGCGCTTGTTACGGCGGAGGGGCGGCCAGTGACCAGTGCTGGACAATTACGTGATGGCGAACGCGTAGAACTGACATTTGGTGATGGTGCCCGCCCGGCTGTGATTGGTGATGGCACACACCAGCCAAAGCAAGGCGTGCTGGAACTGTAACAGGCTGAGTTGAGCTGCAATGCCAATCAGGTTTATGATCGGCCAATACAAACCACGCGGGCGGAGCGGTCCGCGCTGTCAGGAAAGAAGAAAGCGCATGTCCATCCGTTTTTCTGTTGGTGTTGTCAGCCTGTGTCTGGCGGGAGGGCTACTGGCAGGGTGTGCGCCTCAGCAGGGGCATCGTATTCCGCCACAAAGCTTTGCGCCGGGCCTGACAACCGAGCCGTCTGCAACGAATGACAGCCATTTGACGAATGACCCTTCTGCACCGTTGAACACACCGCTGTGCGGAACTGCTGCGCGTGAAAATATGGCGATGGGTGTGCAAAATTACCCGCAGCCACTTTCTTCTGGCAATTCTTGTGTGCAAAATGCATGCTTTGATACCCAGACAGGCACCTATATTGCCTCTGATGGTACAAAAAGAGTGTGCCGATAAAGCATGCATGCCTCTTTTCCCGGCGGCAATTTGCTGATAGGAAAAGGGCCACGCTGCGAGAGTGACGGAATTGGTAGACGTAGTCGACTCAAAATCGACCGCCCGAAAGGGCTTAGGGGTTCGAGTCCCCTCTCTCGCACCAGATTTCTTCTCCCCCCTATTCTGGCCAAGGTTATGACAGCCGCTTCCTTATCCGTTCTTCCTCGTCCGGCCAGCCGTCCCCTTAATCCATGCTTTTCTTCTGGCCCGTGCGCAAAGCGGCCGGGTTGGAATGTATCGACGCTGGCAAATGCGTTGGTAGGGCGTTCGCATCGCTCTGCAGAAGGGCGTGCACGGCTGAAAGAAGTTATAGACCGCTCCTGCGCCATTCTGGGTGTGCCAGAAGGTTGGCGCGTAGGTATCGTGCCTGCTTCTGATACCGGTGCGGTGGAAATGGCCTTGTGGTCCATGTTGGGGGAACGCCCGGTAGATGTGCTGGCGTTTGAAAGTTTCTCAGCACTATGGGCGCAAGATATTGTTACCCAGCTTAAGCTGGAAAACACACGGGTTTTGAAAGCCGAATATGGCAGTCTGCCAGATATGACGCAGGTTGATTGGAACCATGATGTGGTGCTGGCATGGAATGGCACCACCTCTGGTGTGCGTATTCCTTCAGCAGATGCCATTCCAGCGCAGCATGATGGGCTGGTGATCTGTGATGCCACTTCTGCCGCGTTCGCAATGGATTTGCCGTGGGACCGCTTGGATGTGGTGACATGGTCTTGGCAGAAAGCTTTGGGGGGTGAAGCCGCCCACGGCATGATCGCCCTTTCCCCCAAGGCTGTGCAGCGGTTGGAAAGTTTTCAGGCTCCACGTCCACTGCCTAAAATCTTCCGTATGACGAACAAGAATGGTCTGATTGAAGGTATCTTCCGGGGTGATACCATCAACACACCTTCCATGCTGTGCGTAGAAGATGCGCTGGACAGCCTGAAATGGGCTGAAGGTGCCGGTGGTTTGGAAGGGCTGAAAGCACGCAGCCAGGCCAATCTGGCTGAAGTGACCATGTGGGTGGAAAAAACGGACTGGGTAGAATTTCTGGCTCAGAAGCGTGAAGAGCGTTCCTCAACAGCAATTTGCCTACGTATTGTTGCCCCGTGGTTCTTGGCTCTTGAGCGCGAAGAGCAGACCAAAACAGTTAAAAAGATGCTGACCATTCTGGCCGAAGAAGGCATTGGGTTTGATCTGGCCAGTTACCGTGATGCTCCTGCGGGCCTGCGTATCTGGGGTGGTGCTACGGTAGAAGCGGCAGATGTGCGTGCCCTACTGCCTTGGCTGGATTGGGCTTTTGCACAGGTTGTGCCGCAGTAATTAAAAAAATTTGCCGTTACACGGTATAAAAAAGGCGGAGGGAAATTTCCCTCCGCCTTTTTTGTTGGGTTGAAGCGCGCCTATTAGAACGGTGCGTCAATGTCCACGATATCGATCAACTTGGTGTTGACGAATTCTTTCAGGCCAAGGTCAATCAGCTCACGGCCAAAGCCAGAACGCTTCACACCACCAAACGGCAGATCAGCTTTCACCATTGTTGGGTGGTTGATGTACACCATGCCGGTGTCCATCTTGCGGGCCAGTTCAGTTGCTTTTTCTTCGTTCTGAGAGAAGATGGAGCCACCCAGACCGTATGGGGAATCATTGGCGATTTCCACAGCATGGTCTGCGTCTTTTGCGCGGAACAGCATGGTAACCGGACCAAAGAATTCCCAACGGCGTGCCGGGTTGCTTTCATCCAGATCTGTCAGAATAACAGGGCGGAAGAAACAGCCTTTGTTGGGCATTTCCAGCGGAACTTCTT contains:
- the tsaB gene encoding tRNA (adenosine(37)-N6)-threonylcarbamoyltransferase complex dimerization subunit type 1 TsaB; the protein is MMVQRILVLDGSPAGESACGMAACVLAEGDKLSVLSAEVVAGKQAAESINLLADTVLQKTGWGAGTGIQPDLVAVVVGPGSFTGLRASCAVAAGFALGAGCPLVGVTRAEALAPALNAELQHHPELQGWLVVTPARRGRVFVEDAQHVRAVMIAHWQAPEGSWLVAGDASEALSFSHAIHSPLCMPTPEQIAGAALKRHRGKLPPRDPVPLYVDPPEAKLPADGLRAQPV
- the rimI gene encoding ribosomal protein S18-alanine N-acetyltransferase; the protein is MHVWEASIAHAQLLAGMHTQCFNTGAQWDQAAITALLLSPGVHAGIVMVKDHPAGFIMLRSVVDEAEILTVCVLPEYRKRGLAQQLLAWCAQVAQHKGAQTLFLEVSVNNQSARTLYEKQGFEKLGLRKKYYEDGSDALVLGRPC
- the purD gene encoding phosphoribosylamine--glycine ligase, translated to MQEKTMRVLLVGSGGREHALAATLARSPELSALFIAPGNPGTAEVGVNVPIGAQDVPALVQFALEQKVDLVIPGPEAPLVAGLADACARAKLACAGPTQAAARLEGSKSFTKEICYAANIPTAQAERFTDVNAALTYVREKGAPIVIKADGLAAGKGVVVATTLAEAESAVQDMMAGGSLGDAGRCVVIEDCLVGEEVSLFAFCAGETATLIGAAQDHKRIGDGDTGPNTGGMGAVSPPKGFGRAEQEAALDLLVRPMLKEMVRRGTPFRGVIFAGLMLTDSGPQLIEYNVRFGDPEAEALLPRLTSDLLPALKALAEDRLDTAPVTFSDQASVCVVMAARGYPGAPEKGAVISGVEDANKLPDVQVFQAGTKLNAAGELVVAGGRVLVVCALGDTVKQAQERAYEGVKAISWDGATWRTDIGNRAL
- the xseA gene encoding exodeoxyribonuclease VII large subunit, translated to MTEQFDIPSASNNVPEFTVSEISGAIRRTLEGTFSRVRVRGEITELKRYPSGHVYFSLKDERGKISGVVWRGSVSRLGLAPENGVEIIATGKISAYGERSSYQLVVERMEYAGEGALLARIERLRIRLAEEGLFDTARKKAIPLLPRVIGVVTSPQGAVLHDICTTLQRRFPRPVIVWPVPVQGEGAAARIAAAIDGFSQLDGQGTVPRPDVLIVARGGGSLEDLMAFNDEAVVRAAAACTIPLISAVGHETDTTLIDFASDRRAPTPTAAAEMAVPVRTELLADIEHRNARALGALSRLLQTARLRLDRASSAMPDLPSLLQTARMQLDDRGRRLDVALPALVQRRKADLVAVERHMPAVEALLAGRRTRLAVLANMLQASMAHTFQRQDARLGRLRISPAPLQALVRERRTALAGIAGQLEAVSPRAVLARGYALVTAEGRPVTSAGQLRDGERVELTFGDGARPAVIGDGTHQPKQGVLEL
- a CDS encoding phosphoserine transaminase, whose amino-acid sequence is MTAASLSVLPRPASRPLNPCFSSGPCAKRPGWNVSTLANALVGRSHRSAEGRARLKEVIDRSCAILGVPEGWRVGIVPASDTGAVEMALWSMLGERPVDVLAFESFSALWAQDIVTQLKLENTRVLKAEYGSLPDMTQVDWNHDVVLAWNGTTSGVRIPSADAIPAQHDGLVICDATSAAFAMDLPWDRLDVVTWSWQKALGGEAAHGMIALSPKAVQRLESFQAPRPLPKIFRMTNKNGLIEGIFRGDTINTPSMLCVEDALDSLKWAEGAGGLEGLKARSQANLAEVTMWVEKTDWVEFLAQKREERSSTAICLRIVAPWFLALEREEQTKTVKKMLTILAEEGIGFDLASYRDAPAGLRIWGGATVEAADVRALLPWLDWAFAQVVPQ